DNA from Lentibacillus amyloliquefaciens:
ATTGATAGTAATCGCCCCGGTCGTATGCGGACAGTAGACCACCATAATCCCGTTGCGAACATCACTCTCGGATAAAGCCTCTTCCAAATAATCATCCAAATTTATAAATGACTGCTTCTCATCAGTTGAGATCCTGAATGTATGCAACGTTTTGGCCACAGCTATCAGCTCCTTTTGCAAAATTCCGGCCAGAGTTGCCATGGGTAGGTCTCAGGCGGTAGCGACTCATTTTCTGTCATATCTTTCTTTGTCGGATGTTCGAATGCTAACAAGTGCGACCATAAAGCAATTTGCTGCCCCGGTTTGTTTACATGTTGGCCATATTTCTGATCGCCATAGATTGGACACCCGATATTCGCCAATTGAACGCGTATCTGGTGCGGCCTGCCGGTGTGGAGGTTAACTTTGATCAGGTTTAGATCATTGTTATTTCCAATTTTTTCATAATCCAAGACCGCTTTTTTTGCGTCTTTCGTATTTGCTGAGGCGATGTGTACTTTATTTTCACGATGGTCTTTCACTAAAAAGTCCTCCAGCGTGCCCTGATTTTGCGGCGGATTGCCCCGGACAACAGCCAGATAATGCTTCTCAAATGCGCCTCTGCGTATCGCGTCCGACAGACGTGAAGCAGCTTTCGACGTTTTAGCAAATACCATTGCACCGCCAACCGGCCGGTCTAGCCGGTGGACGAGCGCCAAATAGACATTGCCGGGCTTCTCATGACGGACTTTAATATCACTTTTTAGCATTGTCAGCAAATCGTTGTCCTTCGTTCTGTCTTCCTGAACAGGTATATTAACCGGTTTTTCAACCACAAGCACATGATTGTCTTCATATAGAATAGGAATGTCCACCAGCACCCACATCTCCCTCACTCTTGGTAGTTACAGCATAACATATCTGCCATGCTTTTCTCAGGCTCATATGCATACGTAACATTGCCCCGACTGAACTTGAGTTGGGACCCTTAGCATTAAGCCGGCCAAAAAAAGAGACGCGCTAATCGCACATCTCTTCTTTATCAGTTCAAATAAAATTAGCTCGTGACAGCTTGTGCATTTTCACGGACTTGTTTCAATGCGCCGCTCCATGCAAGCAGCTGATCCAGCATTTTGTTGGCATTGTCTGCGTGATAATCAGCCGGTTTGAAGACACTGAAGTTTTCAAAGTCAGTCATCAGTGAGAATGTGACAGCAGTCTGCACGTCTGCAACCTGCAGTTCTCCAAAGATCAAACGCAGATTTTCATGTGCACGTGTGCCGCCAAGACTGCCATAACCGACGAGTCC
Protein-coding regions in this window:
- a CDS encoding RluA family pseudouridine synthase, yielding MDIPILYEDNHVLVVEKPVNIPVQEDRTKDNDLLTMLKSDIKVRHEKPGNVYLALVHRLDRPVGGAMVFAKTSKAASRLSDAIRRGAFEKHYLAVVRGNPPQNQGTLEDFLVKDHRENKVHIASANTKDAKKAVLDYEKIGNNNDLNLIKVNLHTGRPHQIRVQLANIGCPIYGDQKYGQHVNKPGQQIALWSHLLAFEHPTKKDMTENESLPPETYPWQLWPEFCKRS